The sequence below is a genomic window from bacterium.
GTCAAAGAGTTCGCAGCTCCCTAAAAGTTCGGCTGGTGTTTTCCGTTCCGACGGCCATCGGCCGTAGTCGGGAGTCGCCCGGAAAGGAGGGAAGGCACGGCAGGGTGAGACCCGGAGGACGGTAGCACGCGGGCGATCGTAAGGGGAAGCAGGGCGTGGAGAAAACACGGACACTCGCGCCTCCGCGACCCCCCAACACCGCCCGACATCACACACGCAAGGGGGAATCGCGACATGAGACAGATGGCGATTGCAGTCGCCGTGATGCTCGTGTTCGCTACGATCTCCCCCGCCTTTGCGCAGCCGTTCGCGGACACGCCCACGAACCACTGGGCGTACGATGCGATCGCTGAGCTGGCGGCGAAGGGCCTCGTCGAGGGTTACCCCGACGGGACCTTCAAGGGCGATCGGGCGATGACACGGTACGAGATGGCGATGGTGGTCGCGCGGCTTCTGGCGAGGATCGAGAGCATTCAGATCCCGACCCCGCCGCCGCCGCCGAAGCCCGAAGTCACCAAGGCGGATATCGATATGATCCTCCGCCTGGTGAACGAGTTCCGGGCGGAGCTGGCCGCGAAGAACGTTCGGCTGACCGCAGTCGAGGAAGAGCTGAACGCGATCAAGGCCAAGCTCGACAACGTCCGGATCACGGGTGGCTTCCGGTTCCGTTATGACCTGAACCAGTTTGCCTCCGGCCAGACGACCTTCCCGGTTGCGGGTCCCATCCCGGGCAACGCAAACCCGCGGACGAGCGTCACCGCGGCGACTACCCTGCCCCGGGGCAACCGGCCCCGGTACGAGTTCAAGCTCGGCTTCGATGGTAGCGTGGCGCCCGACATCCACTTTATCCTCGGACTGCAGAGCGCGCAGGGCTACCAGTTCTTCAACAGCAGCAACGACGGCTTCGGCCTTGGACAGAACGGCCAGCCTCAGCAGGGCGCGTTCGCCAGCGTCGACACCGCCTTCATCGACTGGAAGCCCAGCTGGGCTCAGGGGACCACGGAGATCTGGCTCGGCCGGTTCGGCAACGACACGCCGTGCGGCGGTGGGTGCTACCCGATCCAGTTCGGCCCTTTCGGTCTCCTGTTGAATAACAACGGGGACACCTGGGAAGATTCCACGTTCGACAGCGGGGTTAACGTCGCCGACGGCCTCCGGGTCGCGCTCCACTTCGCCAGCCTAGCTGACCTTCAGATCCAGGCCGTGGCGATTCGGATCAGCGGCAACATCGGCTCGCTCACCTACCCGAGCGGCGAGGACGCGTACGGCGTCGACGCCAACATCCAGATCATCCAGGGCCTCCGGGTAGGCGGCTACTATGTCGGCAACAGCATCGCGAATACCGGGGGCGCGCCGTTTACCAGCCCGTCGCCGTTCGGCACCATGTTCCACCTCTACGGCCCGGGCGGCGGCTCGCTCAACCCAGCCACGCCGCGGTGTCCGGCCACCGGAACCATTGGGACAGGCGGCATTAACTGCCCCGCTGCCGGCAACGGCTTCGGCGCCTACATCTCGTGGGATGCGTTCCCTGGGATCCACCTCGACATCGAGGGGGCGCAGTGGAACGACACGAGCGGGTTGGTCCTAGGCGGAGTCGCCCCCGGTGGCGATGTCGGGGCCAACGCCTCCATCTCGTGGAACATCAGCACCCTCGTGGGCATCTGCTGCAACATCGTGCTGACGACCGGCTACGCCTACTACGGGGTGAACTTCTACCCACCGTACGGCGGAGCTGAGGCCGACATCACGGGCGACTTCTACGATGTGCTCTATCCCGGAAACGCGCAGGGCTTTACCGGGAACATCAGCGTCCAGCCCATTCAGGGTGTGACCGTCTACTTCAACTACCTGACTGGGAACAGCGTCTCGAACAGCCAGTCGTTCCAAACGTGGGCGGCTGGGGTCTCTTACGCGTTCGCGCCCAATGCCAAGATCACGCTCAAGTACCGTGATCTCCAGATAGCGGGCATCGACCAGCAGAACACGTACCGCGCGCAGGTCGACTACAGCTTCTAGCTCGAATCGCGCGGCGCAGTACAGTCGGAAGCGGCCCCCGGGAGACCGGGGGCCGCTTCGCGTATCGCCCGTATCGCTCGATCCGTGCGATCGTCAGTAGGTCTTTCCCGGGGCCGATGGCTCGGGCGCGGGGGTTACGCCCTTGGCGGTCTTGACGATCTGCCATTGCTTGCCGGCGTACTTCACCGTGTCCCCAAGTTCCACTCTGCTGTAGAACCCCTGGGGCACTTCGTAGGGGGTGCCGCTCACCGCGATGACCCACGTGTCGCCACTGTCTCCCCCCCGCGTGAATTTCTGCGTCACCGGCCCGTATACGTACCCCTGGCCGCATCCCACCGAGAAATCAGCGGCAAGCAGGGAGAGCATCAACACGAACAAGAGCGCCTGCAGGGTCCGGAGCTTCATCAGATGGCACCTCCTCGTCGCACGTCCTCAGTATACCCACGACCGGCGAGCCCGCGCAACCGGGGGCCCGCCGCGCCGCCGCCTTACGGCGCGGACGCCAGTTTGGCGAAGAGCCGGGGCAGCGCCTGGGCCGTCGCTTGGTGAAGCACCTCCTCCGCCACGAAGGTCCGGACTTGACCGATCGTATAGCCGTCGCCCGGCGCTTCGGCCGCGATGCGGCCCCCTCGTGCGTCGAAGATCTGGAGCAGGACGTTGGCGGAGCCGCTCAGCGGCCGGCCAAAGCGCAGCCTGCCGATCCCGGGGCCCTCTGTGTCGAGGTGCAGGAGGCGGATCCAGCCTACGACCAGGTCATCCGCGCCCACCCGCCCGGCGAGCCGGCCGAGGCGGGCGTAGGACAGCACGTCCCAGGGACGCCATCCCAATGCGCTCTCGGCCTGCCGCATGGTGCCGCGCGGAATCACCGCGAACTGGTCGCCGGCGATCCGGGGGAGGATTCTGGACGCGTCGTCGGCCGCGTACTCCTCGGGCACGCCCCCCTCAAACGGAGTCAGTGGCGAGAGGGCATAGAACTCCACCACGCCGACCGTCCGGGCCGGGGCGGCCGCGGTCGCGTGACCGTGGAGGATCGCGGCGATCGCGCCGATGACCACGAGGGCGCCCCAGCGTCGAGACAATGGCGTCGTCACTGCCGCACCTCCCGTTTACAGTATTGTCCGTCCGTGTATCATGGACATAACAGGGTGCCGAGGAGGATGACCCCGGTGGATCCGCGCGACCGCCTCATCGTGGCCCTCGATTCGCCCTCGCTCGAAGAGGCGGACGCCGTCGCCGAGCGGCTGTCCGGGATCGTCCGATGGTTCAAGGTGGGCTCGGAGCTCTTCACGGCGGCCGGGCCCGCGGCCGTGACCGCGCTGCGCCGGCGGGGCCGCGTCTTCCTCGATCTCAAGTTCCACGACATTCCCGCGACCGTTGCGGGAGCGGTCGCCGCCGCCGCCCGCCTCGGCGTGGACCTCGTGAACGTCCACGCCTCCGGTGGGCGCGCGATGCTCTGCGCCGCCCAAGAGGCGGCCGAGCGGAGCGTCACCTCGACCGGTGGCCGCGCACCGACGGTCATCGCCGTGACGGTGCTGACGAGTGGGGACGCATCGGTGTTGGACGAGGTCGGGATGCGGGGCACCCCGCCGGAGGCGGCGCTGCGTCTCGCGCGGCTCGCGCGCGAAGCCGGGCTCGGAGGCGTCGTGGCGTCTCCCAGCGATGCGGCGGCGATCCGGGCCGCGTGCGGGCCGGGGTTTTTGATCGTCTGCCCGGGCGTCCGTCCCGCGGGCGCCGGCCGCGATGACCAGCGCCGGGTCGCGACGCCCGGCGCCGCGATCGCATCGGGCGCCGACCTGCTCGTGATCGGCCGGCCGATCACCCGCGCCCCCGATCCGCTGCGCGCCGCGGAAGCGGTGCTCCGCGAGATGGCGCTCGCGCAGGTCTGAGGCGGCCGCCCCAGGTTACTTTTGGCTGTCGCCCGCGTCCCGGCCCGGGGTCGTGGTTGAGCAGGTGTTATACGCGCCGAGGATCTGCACGGCGGCCGTTACACGTGTCCCCTTGCTGCCCAGCCACTGCTGCAGCGCCGCGTCGGAGATCTGCGCCAGCCTCGGGAGCGCCAGGCGCTGGGTGCACTGTTGCGCATTGGACGTAATGAGGCCCGGGTTGCCGTACGCCGCGTTGGCGACGTCGGCGATGCCCGCGGCGTAGCCCGCGCGAAAGCCCTGACTGTACCCATCCCGGTTTGCGAAGAACTGGTGCCACTGATCGAGCGTCACGACGGCGGCCGAGGCGGCCACGCTTGCACCGAACACGATCACGCCGACGAGGATCGCGATTCGTCGCATCTCCATCACCTCCGACTACACACCACTATACGAGCACAGCGGGATGCGGGTTCCTGAGCGAGGCGAGACGTCCCGCGCGTGCTCGGGGGCGCGCGAACGCGGCGGCGTTTACTCGAATACATCCGAACGCGACGGCGCGCGGCCCGCGCCGCGCTGCGTTTGACACGTTCGAGGGTCCATACTATAATGCCTTCAATTACCCGGGCCCATCGCCGCCCGGTCGCGCAGGGAGGACCACCGCCGAGTGGGATTGCAGGACGACGTCGCCGAAGTGTTGATCCGCGAGGACGAGCTTCGGGCTCGGATCGCGGATCTCGGCCGGCAGATCAGCACGGACTACGACAGCAAGACCCCGCTCCTCGTTGGCATTCTCAAGGGCGCCTCGATCTTTCTCTCGGACTTGATCCGCCAGATCACCGTCCCTTGCCTCCTCGACTTCATCGCCACGAGCTCGTACGGCACCGGGGCGGAGAGTTCGGGGATCGTCCGCATCCTCAAGGATCTGGACCAATCGATCGAAGGCCGGCACGTGTTGATCGTCGACGACATCATCGACACCGGGTACACCATGGACTATCTGCTCGAAACGCTCAAGGCCCGATATCCGGCGAGCCTGCGCGTGTGCGCGCTCCTCGACAAGATCAGCCGGCGGCGGCGCCACGTTCCCATCGACTACCGAGGTTTCGAGATTCCCGACAAGTTCGTGGTGGGGTACGGGCTGGACTACGGCGGGCTCTACCGGAACCTTCCATTTATCTGCGTGCTCCGGCCTGAGGTGTACCAGTAAGAGCGCGGCACACGGAGGTGACCCAAGTGGAGTTCATCGGCAAAGGGCGTGCGGCTCGGCGGACCTACGGGTTCGACGAGATCGCGCTTGTCCCAGGGTCCGCGACCGTTGATCCGAGCGATGTCGATCTGTCGTGGCGCGTGGGGACCCGCACGTTTGCCCTGCCGATCGTCGCGTCCGCGATGGACAGCGTCGTGGACGTGCCGTTCGCGATCGCGCTCTCCCGGCTGGGCGGGATGGCGGTCCTCAATCTGGAGGGGATCCAGACGCGCTACGCGGACCCGCGGGACGCGCTCGACCGGCTCACGGAGGCTACTCCCGACCGCGTGGTCGGCCTGATGCAAGACGTCTATCGAGAATCCGTCAAGGACGAACTCGTCGAGCGCCGGATCATGGAGATCCGCGATGGCGGCGGGATCCCCGTGGTGTCGGTCACGCCGGGGGCGGCCGACCGCCTCGGGCCGATCGCGGCTGCATCCGGCGCGGCGTTTCTGCTGGTCCAGTCCACCGTGATCACCGAGCAGCACCGGAGCGAGCGGGGGCAGGCCCTGTCCCTCAGAGAGTTGACCGCGCAGATCGAGATTCCGGTCATGGCGGGAAACTGCGTCTCCTACGAGGCGGCGCTCCAACTGCTGGAGGCCGGCGTCGCCGCCCTGTTCGTCGGGGTGGGCCCGGGCGCGGCGTGCACCAGCCGGAAAGTGCTGGGCGTCGGCGTTCCGCAGGCCACGGCGATCGTGGATGTCGCCGCGGCCC
It includes:
- a CDS encoding S-layer homology domain-containing protein, which gives rise to MRQMAIAVAVMLVFATISPAFAQPFADTPTNHWAYDAIAELAAKGLVEGYPDGTFKGDRAMTRYEMAMVVARLLARIESIQIPTPPPPPKPEVTKADIDMILRLVNEFRAELAAKNVRLTAVEEELNAIKAKLDNVRITGGFRFRYDLNQFASGQTTFPVAGPIPGNANPRTSVTAATTLPRGNRPRYEFKLGFDGSVAPDIHFILGLQSAQGYQFFNSSNDGFGLGQNGQPQQGAFASVDTAFIDWKPSWAQGTTEIWLGRFGNDTPCGGGCYPIQFGPFGLLLNNNGDTWEDSTFDSGVNVADGLRVALHFASLADLQIQAVAIRISGNIGSLTYPSGEDAYGVDANIQIIQGLRVGGYYVGNSIANTGGAPFTSPSPFGTMFHLYGPGGGSLNPATPRCPATGTIGTGGINCPAAGNGFGAYISWDAFPGIHLDIEGAQWNDTSGLVLGGVAPGGDVGANASISWNISTLVGICCNIVLTTGYAYYGVNFYPPYGGAEADITGDFYDVLYPGNAQGFTGNISVQPIQGVTVYFNYLTGNSVSNSQSFQTWAAGVSYAFAPNAKITLKYRDLQIAGIDQQNTYRAQVDYSF
- the pyrF gene encoding orotidine-5'-phosphate decarboxylase, whose translation is MTPVDPRDRLIVALDSPSLEEADAVAERLSGIVRWFKVGSELFTAAGPAAVTALRRRGRVFLDLKFHDIPATVAGAVAAAARLGVDLVNVHASGGRAMLCAAQEAAERSVTSTGGRAPTVIAVTVLTSGDASVLDEVGMRGTPPEAALRLARLAREAGLGGVVASPSDAAAIRAACGPGFLIVCPGVRPAGAGRDDQRRVATPGAAIASGADLLVIGRPITRAPDPLRAAEAVLREMALAQV
- the hpt gene encoding hypoxanthine phosphoribosyltransferase — translated: MQDDVAEVLIREDELRARIADLGRQISTDYDSKTPLLVGILKGASIFLSDLIRQITVPCLLDFIATSSYGTGAESSGIVRILKDLDQSIEGRHVLIVDDIIDTGYTMDYLLETLKARYPASLRVCALLDKISRRRRHVPIDYRGFEIPDKFVVGYGLDYGGLYRNLPFICVLRPEVYQ
- a CDS encoding GuaB3 family IMP dehydrogenase-related protein: MEFIGKGRAARRTYGFDEIALVPGSATVDPSDVDLSWRVGTRTFALPIVASAMDSVVDVPFAIALSRLGGMAVLNLEGIQTRYADPRDALDRLTEATPDRVVGLMQDVYRESVKDELVERRIMEIRDGGGIPVVSVTPGAADRLGPIAAASGAAFLLVQSTVITEQHRSERGQALSLRELTAQIEIPVMAGNCVSYEAALQLLEAGVAALFVGVGPGAACTSRKVLGVGVPQATAIVDVAAARAEFERRTGRYVPVVADGGITVGGDIAKAIACGADAVMLGSLFARAEEAPGRGFHWGMATPHAALPRGTRVRVATTGALPDILFGPARVDDGSQNLVEALRTAMGMCGARTLRQMQQAEIIIAPSLATEGKTLQIAQRVGQGRA